The Armatimonadia bacterium genome includes the window CATGAGCAGAGAGGTCTCGTTGCGCCCGGCGTGGTCGCCGCCCTTGACGTTCACCCAGCCCGCGGGAAGGTAGTCCTGCCAGGCAACCGCCCGGGCCTTGGAGTGACAGTCGCAGAAGCGCTGCACGGCCTCCTGCAAGGTCTCCACATGCTTGCCCCCGTAGTGCCCCATCAGGATGAGCATGACGCGGAAGCCCTCGTCGTAGAGCTGCTCGAGGTACTGCAGAGCAAGACCGAAGACGGTCTCGCGGGTAAACTCAAGGGTGTGGTGGAAGCCGCGCCACGGCTTCATGGTCTGGTATCCGCAGTACACCGGCGGCAGCACTACGCCTCCAACAGCCTTGCAGAGGTCAAGCGCCATGTGGTAACACTTGACGGTGTCCAGCCCGATGG containing:
- a CDS encoding creatininase family protein, translating into MRYEESFPQQIDQVIQECPFAILPWGAHEWHGPHNAIGLDTVKCYHMALDLCKAVGGVVLPPVYCGYQTMKPWRGFHHTLEFTRETVFGLALQYLEQLYDEGFRVMLILMGHYGGKHVETLQEAVQRFCDCHSKARAVAWQDYLPAGWVNVKGGDHAGRNETSLLMHYRPDLVELSRLPSDGEISIDTFGVGGEDPRQASAEHGKYLAELFVEQAAPKIRELLREVLDLRERCKNQL